GATGACGCGGCCGGGCTGGATGGCCTCGGCGAGGCCCATGGCCCGACCCAGCTCCGGCGCGAACACGAAGAGCACGCCGGTGGCGAACCAGATGGGCATGGCGCTCAGCACGATGCAGGAGAAGCGCATCAGCCGGTCCGCGGGCCACAGCAGTCCCAGGGGATTGCCTCGTGGCGCGGTGCCCTGGGCCATCTGCTCGTACAGGCCGCTCTCGGACACGCCCAGGCGCAGGGCGAGCAGGACGAACCCGAGCACTCCTCCGAGGATGTAGCAGGCCTTCCAGCCCAGCAGCTCGGCGACGACACCCGCGACCACGGCCCCCAGCAACCCCACGGAAGCGACGATCGTGGTGCCCACGCCGCGCAGCCTCGTGGGGAGCAGCTCGCCCACCAGGGTGATGCCGGCTCCGAGCTCTCCTGCCAGACCGAAGCCCGCCAGGGCGCGCAGCACGGCGTACGCCTCCACGCTGGTGACGAAGGCGTTGAGCAGGTTCGCGGTCGAGTAGAGCGCGATGGAGGCGTAGAGGGTGCGGGTGCGGCCGAAGCGATCTCCCGCGGCGCCGAAGGCGAAGCCTCCGAGCAGCATGCCGATGAGCTGCATGTCCAGCAGGTGTTTGCCGAGGCGGGCCAGCTCCTCGGCATCCGTCACGCCCATCCCGCGCAGCGAGGGGATGCGCAGGATGGAGAACATGACGAGGTCGAACATGTCGACGAAATAGCCGAGGGCGGCCACCAGCACGGCGAGCCACGGACGACGGTCGGGGGACATGGGCTCAACCTAGCACGGGTCCCCCGTCCACTGCCTCAGCGGCACTGGGGCTGGGCGGAGGCGCCAGCGCTGGTGGCCAGGAGGCCGAGGAACTCGTTCACCTGGGGCTCCTGCCCGTTCTGCCAGAGCGAGGACTCCGCCCAGCACTGCACCCAGGGGAGCCCCCAGTTCGCCGGGAGCTCACTGCACTGGGCCCGGCGCGCGGCCCCGCGGGCCACGCTGTCCTGCTGCACCGCCGCGAACACGTGCGGCGTGACCTGCTGGACGAAGGCGTTCGCGTAGGTCCCCGACGTGGGGATCTCCAGCGGATCCGGCCGGAGCCCGGCGGGCCCGAAGCCCACATGCTCCACATCCTCGAAGCGCAGCTCGCCCTCCTGCGGCGCCGAGGGGGCCGAGCCCGGGGTGCTCGCCTGCACAGTGAAGCGGTAGCCCGACGCCCAGCGGTGGGTCAGCACGGAGTAGGTGAAGTCGTCGTACACGTTCTCGGTCACCGTCTCGGGGATGCTGTCCAGGTGGTTGCGCGCATCGTTGCGCTCACGCGTCAGCCGCTTGAGGGACTCGGTGAGTTCCGTGGCCTCGTCGCAGGGCGACTTCGTCTTGGACTCGGTGCAGCCGACACAGGAGGCATCGTGCGTACGGTTGGGCGCCTGGCACGCCGCATCCTTCTCCTTCTTCCGCCGCTCGGTGGACTCGATGTCTTGATCGATGCGCTTGAGGTCCCTCCGGGCATCCCTGAA
This is a stretch of genomic DNA from Archangium violaceum. It encodes these proteins:
- a CDS encoding MFS transporter — protein: MSPDRRPWLAVLVAALGYFVDMFDLVMFSILRIPSLRGMGVTDAEELARLGKHLLDMQLIGMLLGGFAFGAAGDRFGRTRTLYASIALYSTANLLNAFVTSVEAYAVLRALAGFGLAGELGAGITLVGELLPTRLRGVGTTIVASVGLLGAVVAGVVAELLGWKACYILGGVLGFVLLALRLGVSESGLYEQMAQGTAPRGNPLGLLWPADRLMRFSCIVLSAMPIWFATGVLFVFAPELGRAMGLAEAIQPGRVIGFAYGGVVVGNFSSGWLSQLLRSRKWAIGIFLVTLALSILAFLEVAPRGAMPFYAMVFVVGAATGYWSVFVTTASELFGTNLRATAATSAPNVVRGLAVPITSLWFALKPSLGALEATRMLGMACCAIGLVCTLMLRETFHQDLDFTES